One window from the genome of [Mycobacterium] stephanolepidis encodes:
- a CDS encoding phosphoribosylaminoimidazolesuccinocarboxamide synthase, with translation MRPPLSDYQHVASGKVRELYRVDDEHLLFVATDRISAFDFVLDTPIPDKGRILTAMSVFFFGLLTVPNHLAGPPDDPRIPEEVLGRALLVRRLDMLPVECVARGYLTGSGLLDYQRTGAVCGHVLPQGLGEASRLDPPLFTPATKADIGEHDMNVDFAAVVDLVGGVRANQLRDETIKIYTRAAAHALHKGIILADTKFEFGVDVEGTLVLADEVFTPDSSRYWAAANYTAGVVQDSFDKQFVRNWLTGPESGWDRASDTPPPPLPEAVAVATRERYIEAYERISGLSFADWIGPSA, from the coding sequence ATGCGTCCTCCGCTGTCCGATTACCAGCATGTGGCCAGCGGAAAGGTCCGTGAGCTGTACCGAGTCGACGACGAGCACCTGTTGTTCGTCGCCACCGACCGAATTTCCGCATTCGATTTCGTCCTGGATACGCCGATACCGGACAAGGGGCGCATCCTCACCGCGATGAGCGTCTTCTTCTTCGGGCTGCTTACCGTGCCGAACCATTTGGCCGGACCACCCGACGATCCGCGCATCCCCGAGGAGGTGCTGGGTCGGGCACTGCTGGTGCGCCGGCTCGACATGCTCCCCGTGGAGTGTGTGGCACGTGGATACCTCACCGGATCCGGACTGCTGGATTACCAGCGCACCGGTGCGGTGTGTGGACACGTGCTGCCACAGGGGCTGGGTGAGGCCAGTCGACTGGATCCTCCGCTGTTCACCCCGGCGACGAAGGCCGACATCGGCGAGCACGATATGAATGTCGATTTTGCCGCCGTCGTCGACCTTGTCGGCGGCGTGCGCGCCAACCAACTGCGCGACGAGACCATCAAGATCTACACCAGGGCTGCGGCGCACGCCCTGCACAAGGGAATCATCTTGGCCGATACGAAATTCGAATTCGGGGTCGATGTCGAAGGCACCCTGGTGCTGGCCGACGAGGTGTTCACCCCCGACTCGTCCAGGTACTGGGCCGCGGCCAATTACACGGCGGGTGTGGTGCAGGACAGCTTCGACAAGCAGTTCGTGCGCAACTGGCTCACCGGGCCCGAATCGGGATGGGATCGTGCGTCGGATACGCCGCCGCCGCCATTGCCCGAAGCGGTGGCGGTGGCCACTCGTGAGCGGTACATCGAGGCATATGAACGCATCTCGGGGTTGAGCTTCGCTGATTGGATCGGCCCGTCGGCGTGA
- a CDS encoding alpha/beta hydrolase, which translates to MTEMSRRRLLQMGAALGAGAALLPTLAAPARAAADVTSGSFISEARRGTPTGWKVARPPGVDWPVRPVIMLHGRDENADRTIYWGYERMLGDLVAAGAPPFAVAAIDGGNSYWHPHQNGDDPGAMIIDEFLPMLAEQEGLDVSRVAFMGWSAGGYGALLNGARLGGPRTAAVAAVSPSIWLSYPEATADAFDNEENWEENSVSGRPQLNGLPVWVSSGYDDRFYTASKVFAEQLAAPPAGDFGPGAHEGGYWLSQVPLALGWIAPILAA; encoded by the coding sequence GTGACCGAAATGAGCCGACGTCGCCTGCTGCAGATGGGTGCCGCGCTCGGGGCCGGTGCTGCGCTTCTTCCGACGCTCGCGGCACCCGCACGGGCCGCGGCCGATGTCACCAGCGGGTCCTTCATCTCCGAGGCCCGCAGAGGCACTCCCACCGGATGGAAGGTAGCCAGACCGCCGGGAGTCGACTGGCCCGTGCGGCCGGTGATCATGTTGCACGGCCGCGACGAGAACGCCGATCGGACCATCTACTGGGGTTACGAGCGGATGCTCGGGGATCTGGTCGCCGCGGGGGCGCCGCCCTTCGCGGTCGCCGCGATCGACGGGGGCAACAGCTACTGGCATCCGCATCAGAACGGCGATGACCCCGGGGCGATGATCATCGACGAGTTCCTGCCGATGCTCGCCGAGCAGGAGGGACTCGACGTCTCCCGGGTGGCCTTCATGGGCTGGTCTGCGGGCGGCTACGGTGCGCTGCTCAACGGCGCCCGTCTGGGCGGACCCCGAACCGCAGCCGTCGCCGCGGTGTCCCCGTCGATATGGCTGTCCTACCCCGAGGCCACCGCTGACGCCTTTGACAACGAGGAGAACTGGGAAGAGAACTCGGTTTCCGGCCGGCCCCAGCTCAACGGGCTACCGGTGTGGGTGTCGTCCGGCTATGACGACAGGTTCTACACGGCCAGTAAGGTTTTCGCCGAGCAGCTGGCGGCGCCCCCGGCCGGAGACTTCGGTCCTGGCGCACACGAGGGCGGGTACTGGCT
- a CDS encoding pyridoxal phosphate-dependent aminotransferase, with product MDVLTAAAARQRTHGDMISLAAGQPSTGAPAVVLDAVREALGTQVLGYTETLGLPDLREAIAGYHRERSGIEVEAQDVVVTTGSSGGFTLLFLAAFDVGDTVVMTRPGYPAYRNCLAALGCRVVEIDCGPQTRYQPTVAMLEAFLQQEGRPPAGLIVASPANPTGTIIDAPELEALALWCEANGTLLISDEIYHGLSYGDQKTSSAWEFSRESVVMGSVSKYFSMTGWRLGWMLVPRRFLRAVDRLSSNFTICPPAVSQYGALAAFSPEARVELDGHVRRYAANRTLLINGLANAGITKIAPPDGAFYAYADIEHLTGNAEQWCADLLARTGVAVAPGIDFDTVRGHHTVRLSFAGSPDAIEEALARLGRA from the coding sequence ATGGACGTGCTGACGGCGGCCGCCGCCCGACAGCGCACGCACGGGGACATGATCTCCCTGGCCGCCGGGCAGCCGTCGACCGGCGCTCCCGCCGTGGTTCTCGACGCGGTCCGAGAGGCTCTCGGCACACAGGTGCTCGGATACACCGAAACACTCGGGCTGCCGGATCTGCGTGAGGCGATCGCCGGGTACCACCGCGAACGTTCGGGTATCGAGGTCGAGGCGCAGGACGTCGTCGTCACCACGGGCTCCTCGGGCGGATTCACGCTGCTGTTCCTCGCGGCCTTCGATGTGGGCGACACCGTCGTGATGACCCGGCCCGGTTACCCCGCATACCGCAATTGTCTTGCCGCACTGGGCTGTCGGGTTGTCGAGATCGACTGCGGACCGCAGACGCGTTACCAGCCGACGGTGGCGATGCTGGAGGCGTTTCTGCAGCAGGAAGGTCGACCTCCTGCCGGTCTCATCGTCGCCAGCCCCGCCAACCCCACCGGCACCATCATCGACGCGCCGGAGCTTGAGGCCCTCGCGTTGTGGTGTGAAGCCAACGGCACCCTGCTGATCTCCGACGAGATCTACCACGGGCTGTCCTACGGTGATCAAAAGACCTCCAGCGCATGGGAATTCAGTCGAGAATCGGTAGTCATGGGCTCGGTGTCCAAGTACTTCTCGATGACGGGCTGGCGGTTGGGCTGGATGCTGGTGCCGCGCCGGTTCCTGCGTGCCGTCGACCGACTGTCCTCGAACTTCACGATCTGCCCGCCCGCTGTTTCGCAGTACGGTGCGCTGGCCGCGTTCAGCCCCGAGGCGCGCGTCGAGCTGGACGGGCATGTGCGCCGGTACGCCGCGAACCGCACACTGCTCATCAACGGTCTCGCTAACGCAGGCATTACCAAGATCGCGCCGCCTGATGGCGCGTTCTATGCGTATGCCGATATTGAGCACCTGACCGGTAATGCCGAGCAGTGGTGTGCGGACCTGTTGGCGCGCACGGGGGTAGCCGTCGCGCCCGGAATCGACTTTGACACCGTGCGTGGTCACCACACCGTTCGCCTGAGCTTCGCCGGAAGCCCGGATGCGATCGAGGAGGCTCTGGCGCGACTCGGCCGGGCCTGA
- a CDS encoding TetR/AcrR family transcriptional regulator, with protein sequence MTVRQQVEVFPEGNAAHRPQATPKGERRRRALISAAADLLRDNGIDAVRHRAVAQRAGLPLASTTYYFSSLEDLIARAVEHAGTHELEQIQERLSLVQYRRRGAAATAEAVVELLFGTPGFGGGEQLVSRYERELACSRHPELREVQQRLREQRDDAVAQVVRRSGRSIDNVRVAVLISTVDGAMVGALTEAASSPQATATAMLVDVIDVLAPLEVEQLAESISFPP encoded by the coding sequence GTGACAGTCAGGCAACAGGTCGAGGTGTTCCCCGAGGGGAATGCCGCGCACCGTCCGCAAGCCACCCCAAAAGGGGAGCGACGGCGGCGAGCGTTGATCAGTGCTGCTGCTGATCTGTTGCGGGACAACGGTATTGATGCGGTGCGGCATCGGGCGGTGGCGCAGCGTGCTGGACTGCCGTTGGCCTCGACCACCTACTACTTCTCCTCGTTGGAGGACTTGATCGCGCGGGCTGTCGAGCATGCGGGAACCCACGAGTTGGAACAGATCCAGGAACGGCTGTCGCTGGTTCAATATCGGCGCCGCGGAGCTGCCGCCACCGCAGAGGCGGTGGTGGAGCTGTTGTTCGGCACGCCGGGATTCGGCGGCGGGGAACAGTTGGTATCGCGGTACGAACGCGAACTGGCGTGCAGTCGCCATCCGGAACTGCGCGAGGTACAGCAGCGTCTCCGGGAACAGCGCGACGATGCCGTGGCCCAGGTGGTTCGCCGGTCCGGTCGGTCCATCGACAACGTCCGTGTCGCGGTGCTGATTTCGACTGTCGATGGGGCGATGGTGGGCGCGCTCACGGAGGCGGCGAGTAGTCCCCAGGCGACTGCGACGGCGATGCTGGTGGATGTCATCGACGTGCTTGCGCCGTTGGAAGTGGAACAGCTGGCTGAGTCGATTTCCTTCCCCCCATAG
- the purB gene encoding adenylosuccinate lyase, with protein MQIPNVLASRYASDAMAALWSPQSKVLLERQLWIAVLRAQRDLGIDVPDGVIEDYERVVENVDLDSIAARERVTRHDVKARIEEFNALAGHEHIHKGMTSRDLTENVEQLQIRRSLEYVHAHGVAVVARLARHAVEYRDVVMAGRSHNVAAQATTLGKRFASAADETLIALTRLRELLDRYPLRGIKGPMGTGQDMLDLFDGDVVKLAALEKRIAEHLGFSAALTSVGQVYPRSLDHDVVSALVQLGAGPSSLAHTIRLMAGHELVTEGFAPGQVGSSAMPHKMNTRSCERVNGLQVILRGYGSMAAELAGAQWNEGDVFCSVVRRVALPDAFFAIDGMIETFLTVLDEFGAYPAVIDRELRRYLPFLATTKVLMAAVRAGVGREEAHEVIKEHAVATALAMREKGAEPDLLGLLAEDSRLPLDAATLEAALADRASFTGAAADQVDRVVAEVSALVDAYPEGAAYNPGAIL; from the coding sequence GTGCAAATCCCTAACGTTCTGGCATCCCGGTACGCGAGCGACGCCATGGCAGCGCTGTGGTCGCCGCAATCAAAGGTGCTGCTGGAGCGCCAGTTGTGGATCGCTGTGCTGCGTGCACAACGTGATCTCGGCATCGACGTTCCCGACGGCGTTATCGAGGATTACGAGCGCGTGGTCGAGAATGTCGACCTGGACTCCATCGCGGCCCGCGAGCGTGTCACCCGTCACGATGTCAAGGCTCGTATCGAGGAGTTCAACGCCCTCGCCGGGCACGAGCACATCCACAAGGGGATGACGAGCCGCGACCTCACCGAGAACGTGGAGCAGCTGCAGATTCGACGGTCGCTGGAATATGTCCATGCTCATGGCGTCGCGGTGGTGGCGCGGCTCGCGCGTCACGCCGTCGAGTACCGAGACGTGGTGATGGCCGGACGCAGTCACAACGTAGCCGCGCAGGCCACCACATTGGGCAAGCGGTTCGCATCGGCGGCCGACGAGACGTTGATCGCGCTGACTCGGTTGCGTGAGCTTCTCGACCGGTATCCGCTGCGTGGGATCAAGGGTCCCATGGGCACCGGGCAGGACATGCTCGATCTGTTCGACGGGGACGTGGTCAAGTTGGCGGCGTTGGAGAAGCGTATTGCTGAGCACCTAGGGTTCTCGGCCGCATTGACCAGCGTCGGCCAGGTGTATCCACGCTCGCTGGACCACGATGTGGTGTCCGCGCTGGTGCAGCTCGGCGCCGGCCCGTCCTCACTGGCGCACACCATTCGGCTGATGGCCGGGCACGAGCTGGTCACCGAGGGCTTCGCGCCTGGGCAGGTGGGTAGCTCGGCGATGCCTCACAAGATGAACACCCGCAGCTGTGAACGCGTGAACGGCCTGCAGGTGATTCTGCGCGGGTATGGCTCCATGGCTGCGGAACTGGCTGGGGCGCAATGGAATGAAGGCGATGTGTTCTGCTCGGTGGTGCGACGTGTCGCGCTGCCCGATGCCTTCTTCGCCATCGACGGGATGATCGAGACCTTCCTGACGGTGCTCGACGAGTTCGGTGCCTACCCGGCGGTGATCGACCGGGAGCTGCGTCGCTATCTGCCGTTCCTGGCGACCACCAAGGTGTTGATGGCAGCGGTGCGTGCTGGGGTTGGACGCGAGGAGGCCCATGAGGTCATCAAGGAGCACGCCGTCGCGACCGCGCTCGCCATGCGCGAAAAGGGCGCCGAACCAGACCTTCTGGGCTTGCTGGCGGAAGATTCGCGTCTGCCGCTGGACGCCGCGACCCTGGAGGCCGCGCTGGCAGACCGGGCCTCGTTCACCGGTGCTGCCGCCGATCAGGTCGATCGGGTGGTGGCCGAAGTCTCCGCGCTTGTCGACGCCTACCCTGAGGGTGCGGCCTACAACCCGGGTGCCATTCTGTAG
- a CDS encoding SDR family oxidoreductase codes for MSDEVVVVTGAGGMGKVIARRQGIGKTLVIADYNEQTLQAVVDELKADGHNVIGHRVDVSSRASVSGLAAVAAELGRVTQVAHTAGLSPAQAPAQAILAVDLVGVALVLEEFGNVVSSGGAGVVIASMAGHMPMELSAEQERELAGTGAEDLLALPYVQSIEYPAAAYQLSKRANHIRVRALARQWGARGARLNSISPGVVSTKMGHQELASETGAITKAMIDGSATGRIGTSDDIAAAAAFLLGTEASYITGTDLLVDGGVVAAVRSGQLFS; via the coding sequence GTGTCCGACGAGGTCGTCGTTGTCACCGGCGCTGGTGGGATGGGCAAGGTCATCGCCCGCCGCCAGGGCATCGGTAAGACCCTGGTGATCGCGGACTACAACGAGCAGACACTGCAGGCGGTCGTCGACGAACTGAAGGCCGATGGACACAACGTCATCGGGCACCGCGTCGACGTCTCCTCGCGCGCGTCGGTGTCCGGACTCGCCGCCGTCGCCGCCGAGCTCGGGCGGGTCACCCAGGTGGCGCACACGGCCGGTCTCTCCCCGGCGCAGGCCCCGGCCCAGGCCATCCTCGCCGTCGACCTGGTGGGGGTCGCCCTGGTACTGGAGGAGTTCGGCAACGTCGTGTCCTCCGGCGGTGCGGGTGTGGTGATCGCCAGCATGGCCGGCCATATGCCCATGGAACTCTCTGCCGAACAGGAGCGGGAACTGGCGGGCACCGGTGCCGAGGATCTGCTCGCGCTACCGTACGTCCAGAGCATCGAGTATCCCGCGGCTGCCTACCAACTGTCCAAGCGCGCCAACCATATTCGTGTGCGAGCGCTTGCCCGGCAGTGGGGTGCACGTGGTGCTCGACTCAACTCGATCAGCCCGGGGGTGGTGTCCACCAAGATGGGCCACCAGGAGCTAGCCTCGGAGACCGGTGCCATCACGAAGGCCATGATCGACGGATCGGCGACCGGACGGATCGGCACATCCGACGATATCGCCGCGGCAGCGGCCTTCCTGCTCGGTACGGAGGCCTCGTACATCACCGGAACCGATCTCTTGGTCGACGGTGGAGTGGTCGCCGCGGTGCGGTCAGGCCAGTTGTTCAGCTGA
- a CDS encoding cytochrome P450: MGCAALDGIDLTDLDNFAGGFPHALFARHRHEAPVYWHEPTENTPDNEGFWSVATYAETFEVLRDPVMYSSVTGGDRPYGGTLIQDLPIAGQVLNMMDDPRHRQIRKLVSSGLTPRMIRRVEDDLRVRCRALLDAVQPNVPFDFLVDVAAELPMQMICILLGVPESERHWLFEAVEPSFDFGRSRRSHVTSSLGDPSSGMYQYGSELVASKRAAPADDMLSVVANVTVDDPEAPSLSDAELYLFFYLLFSAGAETTRNAIAGGLLALLDNPDEFRSLREDLDLLPTAIEEMLRWTSPSPSKRRTATADVMLGGQQIVAGQKVVVWEGSANRDALVFDRPDIFDIVRKPNPHLGFGQGVHFCLGAHLARLELRVVFEELLPRFASLQLAEPVEWTRSNRHTGIRHLVVAAS, translated from the coding sequence ATGGGCTGCGCGGCTCTTGATGGCATAGATCTGACCGACCTGGACAACTTCGCCGGTGGGTTTCCGCACGCCCTGTTCGCACGGCATCGGCACGAGGCGCCGGTGTACTGGCATGAGCCCACCGAGAACACCCCCGACAACGAGGGTTTCTGGTCGGTGGCCACCTATGCGGAAACCTTTGAGGTGCTGCGTGATCCGGTGATGTACTCATCGGTGACCGGGGGTGACCGACCCTACGGCGGCACCCTGATACAGGATCTGCCGATCGCCGGGCAGGTGCTCAACATGATGGATGATCCGCGTCACCGTCAGATCCGCAAGTTGGTGAGCTCCGGACTGACCCCACGGATGATTCGGCGGGTCGAGGATGACTTGCGGGTGCGGTGCCGGGCGCTCTTGGATGCGGTGCAGCCGAACGTGCCGTTCGACTTCCTCGTCGACGTCGCCGCGGAGCTGCCCATGCAGATGATCTGCATCCTGCTGGGAGTGCCGGAGTCTGAACGGCACTGGCTGTTCGAGGCAGTGGAGCCCAGTTTCGACTTCGGCAGGTCGCGGCGCTCGCACGTCACCAGTTCGCTGGGTGATCCCAGTTCCGGTATGTATCAATATGGTTCGGAGTTAGTCGCATCGAAACGTGCGGCGCCCGCCGACGACATGTTGTCGGTGGTCGCCAATGTGACGGTCGATGATCCGGAGGCGCCCTCGCTATCGGACGCCGAGCTGTACTTGTTCTTCTACCTGCTGTTCAGTGCCGGTGCCGAGACAACACGCAATGCCATTGCCGGTGGTCTGTTGGCGCTGCTGGACAACCCCGATGAATTCCGCTCCTTGCGTGAAGATCTTGACCTGCTTCCGACTGCGATCGAGGAGATGCTGCGCTGGACCTCGCCGTCGCCGTCCAAGCGGAGGACGGCAACGGCCGACGTGATGTTGGGCGGGCAGCAGATTGTCGCGGGCCAGAAGGTGGTGGTCTGGGAGGGCTCGGCGAATCGGGATGCGCTGGTGTTCGACCGCCCGGACATCTTCGACATCGTGCGCAAACCCAATCCCCACTTAGGCTTTGGACAGGGTGTGCATTTCTGTCTCGGGGCGCATCTGGCTCGTCTGGAGCTGCGAGTGGTGTTCGAGGAACTGCTGCCGCGTTTTGCGTCGTTGCAATTGGCCGAGCCGGTGGAATGGACGCGCAGTAACCGGCACACCGGTATCCGCCATCTGGTTGTCGCAGCCTCCTAA
- a CDS encoding S9 family peptidase, with protein sequence MSGPVRPPTANRIDTLREYHGDTFVDPYEWMREKESPEVIAHLEAENAYVDDQLGHLEGLRNSIFGEIKSRTKETDLSIPTRMGQWWYYARSFEGKQYGTHCRCPIGESVGIESWRPPELDHDVPGEQILLDGNVEAEGHDFFSLGAATVSPDGNTLAYSVDVVGHEMYTLRFKDLRTGQMYPDEITDIGAGATWAMDSRTLYYPVIDEAFRPYAIRRYTLGSGAESVEVFSEPDERFWIGVGRTRSDRFVAISVHSSVTSEILIGDAEDPATTFSPVWLRRTGIEYTVDHVVVGGEDRLLILHNDGAVNFTLADLPFAAVAEGPADPALARTLMAHRDDVRLDGVEAFAERFVIGYRREALPRIQVWPIEADGYGAPQEVEFDSELMLSGLGDNPEWSSPLLRVGCTSFITPTRVYDLDVRTGERTLLKEQPVLGGYRREDYVERREWAVAQNGTRIPLSVVHRADTREPAPTILYGYGAYEMCEDPQFSIGRLSLLDRGVVFVIAHVRGGGEMGRLWYEDGKMLHKKHSFTDFVAAARHLVDAGIALPDRLAAWGGSAGGLLVGAAVNLAPELFAGVLAQVPFVDPVTTICDPTLPLTVTEWDEWGNPLEDRDVYDYIKSYSPYENVRATEYPTILAMTSLHDSRVLYVEPAKWVAELRHTTTGDRPILMRTEMTAGHGGISGRYERWKESAFQLAWVLDVLGAVKE encoded by the coding sequence GTGAGCGGGCCCGTACGCCCGCCCACCGCGAACCGCATCGACACCCTGCGCGAGTACCACGGGGATACCTTCGTCGACCCCTACGAATGGATGCGTGAGAAGGAGAGCCCAGAGGTCATCGCGCATCTGGAGGCCGAGAACGCGTACGTCGATGATCAGCTTGGCCACCTAGAAGGCCTGCGCAACAGCATCTTCGGGGAGATCAAGTCCCGCACCAAGGAGACGGATCTCTCGATTCCCACTCGGATGGGACAGTGGTGGTACTACGCCCGAAGTTTTGAAGGTAAGCAGTACGGCACTCATTGTCGTTGTCCGATAGGCGAATCCGTCGGAATTGAGAGCTGGAGGCCGCCGGAGCTGGATCACGATGTTCCGGGCGAGCAGATCCTGCTCGACGGCAATGTAGAAGCTGAGGGGCACGACTTCTTCTCCCTGGGAGCTGCGACCGTCAGTCCCGACGGGAACACGTTGGCCTACTCGGTCGACGTCGTCGGCCACGAGATGTACACCCTGCGGTTCAAGGATCTGCGGACCGGCCAGATGTACCCGGACGAGATCACCGACATCGGCGCCGGTGCCACCTGGGCGATGGACAGTCGCACCCTGTACTACCCGGTGATCGATGAGGCGTTCCGGCCCTACGCTATTCGCCGGTACACGTTGGGTAGTGGCGCGGAGTCGGTCGAGGTGTTCTCCGAGCCGGACGAGCGTTTCTGGATCGGAGTAGGTCGTACCCGCAGTGACCGCTTTGTCGCCATCAGCGTGCACTCGTCGGTGACGTCCGAGATCCTGATCGGTGACGCCGAAGATCCCGCGACTACCTTCTCTCCAGTCTGGCTGCGCCGCACCGGTATCGAATACACCGTCGATCACGTTGTGGTCGGCGGTGAAGATCGGCTTCTGATCCTGCACAACGACGGAGCGGTGAACTTCACGCTCGCCGACCTACCGTTCGCCGCGGTCGCCGAAGGACCTGCCGACCCGGCACTGGCCCGCACCCTGATGGCCCATCGTGACGATGTGCGGCTGGATGGCGTCGAGGCCTTCGCCGAGCGTTTCGTGATCGGCTATCGCCGAGAAGCGCTGCCGCGCATCCAGGTATGGCCGATTGAGGCCGATGGTTACGGCGCGCCGCAGGAGGTCGAGTTCGACTCGGAGCTCATGCTGTCCGGTCTGGGCGACAACCCGGAATGGAGTTCACCGCTGCTACGTGTGGGTTGCACATCCTTCATCACACCGACGCGGGTCTACGACCTCGACGTGCGCACCGGGGAACGCACCCTGCTCAAGGAGCAGCCCGTTCTCGGCGGCTACCGCCGGGAAGACTATGTGGAGCGCCGGGAGTGGGCGGTTGCCCAGAACGGCACGCGGATACCGCTGTCGGTGGTTCATCGCGCGGACACTCGTGAACCGGCGCCGACCATCCTCTACGGGTATGGCGCCTACGAGATGTGCGAGGACCCGCAGTTCAGTATCGGACGCCTCTCGCTGCTGGACAGGGGAGTGGTGTTCGTCATCGCCCATGTGCGCGGTGGCGGTGAGATGGGCCGCCTCTGGTACGAAGACGGCAAGATGCTGCACAAGAAACACAGCTTCACCGACTTCGTCGCGGCGGCACGACATCTCGTCGACGCTGGAATTGCGCTGCCGGACAGGCTCGCGGCATGGGGCGGGAGCGCGGGCGGTCTGTTGGTGGGTGCCGCCGTGAACCTGGCACCGGAGCTGTTCGCCGGGGTGTTGGCGCAGGTGCCCTTCGTGGATCCGGTCACCACCATCTGTGACCCGACGCTGCCGCTCACCGTTACCGAATGGGATGAGTGGGGAAATCCCTTGGAAGACAGGGATGTCTACGACTACATCAAGTCGTACTCGCCGTACGAGAACGTCCGTGCCACCGAGTATCCGACCATTCTCGCGATGACCTCACTGCATGATTCGCGGGTGCTGTACGTCGAACCTGCCAAGTGGGTCGCCGAGCTGAGGCACACGACTACAGGCGATCGTCCCATCTTGATGCGCACCGAGATGACGGCTGGGCACGGCGGTATCAGCGGACGCTATGAGCGTTGGAAAGAAAGTGCGTTCCAGCTCGCCTGGGTGCTCGATGTTCTTGGTGCCGTGAAGGAGTAG
- a CDS encoding alpha/beta hydrolase, translated as MRDLSRRSLFKLSAATGAGAALAGMGAFPAHADGAIAAGSFVSAARGGVRTEWRIARPPGVTGPIRPIIALHGKGQTAAGVMEGGVENMLAQAVSAGAKPFALVSVDGGGGYWHKRSSGEDSGAMVLGEFIPLLAEQGLDTSRVAFLGWSMGGYGAMLLGSRLGAGRTAAITAVSPALWTSSGAAAPGAFDGPDDYAANSVWGLAALNSIPLRIDCGDSDPFYSATKQFIAQLPTPPAGGFSPGGHDGSFWSSQIGAELAWMSPLLTA; from the coding sequence ATGCGTGATCTGTCCCGACGCTCCCTGTTCAAGCTCAGCGCGGCCACCGGTGCCGGCGCCGCACTGGCCGGTATGGGGGCTTTCCCTGCCCATGCCGACGGCGCCATCGCCGCGGGTTCCTTCGTCTCGGCGGCGCGCGGCGGTGTCCGCACCGAATGGCGTATCGCCCGGCCACCCGGGGTAACCGGCCCCATTCGGCCCATCATCGCGCTGCACGGCAAGGGCCAGACCGCCGCCGGAGTCATGGAGGGCGGCGTGGAGAACATGCTGGCGCAGGCCGTGTCAGCGGGCGCCAAGCCCTTCGCCCTGGTGAGCGTCGACGGTGGCGGCGGCTACTGGCACAAGCGGTCCTCGGGTGAAGACTCCGGCGCGATGGTGCTGGGCGAATTCATCCCACTGCTGGCCGAGCAGGGACTGGACACCTCGCGCGTCGCATTTCTGGGCTGGTCGATGGGCGGATACGGCGCCATGCTCTTGGGCTCACGCCTGGGCGCCGGCAGAACCGCCGCGATCACCGCCGTCAGCCCGGCGCTGTGGACATCCTCCGGTGCCGCCGCGCCCGGCGCCTTCGACGGTCCCGACGACTACGCCGCCAACTCGGTATGGGGCCTGGCCGCGCTGAACTCCATTCCGCTGCGCATCGACTGCGGTGACAGCGATCCGTTCTACAGCGCCACCAAGCAGTTCATCGCCCAGCTTCCGACACCGCCCGCGGGCGGGTTCAGCCCTGGCGGCCACGACGGCTCGTTCTGGAGCTCGCAAATCGGCGCCGAACTGGCGTGGATGTCGCCGCTGCTCACCGCGTAG